The Ignicoccus islandicus DSM 13165 sequence ACGGGGCTGTCACCCTCTACGGCCCCGGACTTCCACCGGAGTTCGGGTACCGCGGGTCGGCTCCCCCCGCTCGAGGCGGAGCCGCGGAGCCGCAACCCCTCATCTCCTCACGGTTATCCCGTGAGGAATTGGTTTGGGCTCTCCCCCTTTCGGTCGCCCCTACTCGGGGGATCCCGTGGTGGTTTCTCTTCCTCCCCCTACTAAGATGTTTCCGTTCGGGGGGTTCCCGCGGGTTCTCCCCGCGCCGAGGGTTGCCCCTCGGCGGGAAGTCCCATTCGGGGATCCCGGGTTCCGAGCCTGCGTGCGGCTCCCCCGGGCTTATCGCAGCTTGCCACGCCCTTCGTCGGCGCCCGAGCCGAGCCATCCACCGGGCGGCGTCCGCGCCGCTGCCCCTGGGGCGGGGCCCCAACGGCCCGGAAGCTTGCGGTCCGGAACCGCTGGGGCACATGATCCCGCTTAACCCTTCCCGGCGCCCATTGTCCCGGTGGGGAGCTTCCGGCCCTAAGGCCGCATTGCTGCCCCCACCGGGGCGTCGCGCCCTTAAGCCGGGAGCTACCGCTCCCGGCCCGCATCTTTGAGCGCTCGCCTGTGAGCGTGCTTCTTCGCCGCGTGCCGGGTTTCTCCCCGGCGCCCCGCGGCGCTCTCCGTGTTTTCCAGTAGGGGCGTGGGGGTTATAAAATTAACTGATAAGTAGTTTATGAACTATCTCTTTTATTTCCTTTCCAGTAAGTATAGTGTGGGCGCTTCCTTGGAAGTCATAGGCGTAGTCCACCTACCTCCCTTACCTTCTTCCCCCCAATGGAATGGAGACTTAGAGGAGGTGATTCGAAGGGCAGTTAGAGACGCAAAGGCGCTAGAGATAGGGGGCGTCGATAGTATCTTAGTAGAGAATTATGGTGACTATCCGTATAGAATAAGGGTTGACCCGTTAACAGTTGCTGCCGTTACGCGAGTTACAACGGAGGTACTCTATTCAGTCAACGTAAACGTTGGCGTGAGCTTGTTACGCAATTCCGCACCAGAAGCTATAGCTATAGCCTTAGTTACTGGTGCAAACTTCGTCAGATCCAATCAATGGTGCTGGACTTCGGATGCACCAGAGGGGCTCCTCCAACCAGTAGCTAGAGAAGGAATCGAGGTGATGCGTGTCTTTGGAAAGAAGGTTAGAGTAATAGCTGACGTAAGAGTAAAACACGCCTCGCCGATCTCTGGAAGAAGCGTTTGCGATGAGGCTAGGGACTTAGGAGGTAGGTGTATGGCCGATGCGCTGGCCGTCTCTGGAAGCGCCACGGGCGAGGAAGCGGACCCCGAGGAAGCAAAGCTAGTTAAGAGGTGTTCCGGTAAACCCGTCTACGTAGCCTCCGGGGTAACCCCTTGGAACGTTGACAAATACGAAGAAGCAGACGGCGTAATAGTTGGAACTTACTTCAAAGAGGGAGGAGTTACAACTAATCCCGTTGACGTTGAAAGGGTTAGGAAGTTCGTTAATAGGGTCAGGTAAGGGTGGGTTCCTCATTTCCCTTTCGGACCCTAAGGTCCTCGTCATCCCGGTCCATTCTTATAGTTCTCACCGAAACTAATTGAGCTACGGGTGTCCAAGCTAGTTGAAAATACTCACGCACTGGGACGCTGATGGAATAATAAGTGCATCGAAGGTACTAGAGGTAATAGACGGAGAGGTTTATATTCCAAGAATAGGTACTTGGAGGTTCGAAGCAATACCTCGGGAAGCGTTGAAAGGTACCTTATACGTCTTAGATTATTCACTTCCAAGAGAGGATTGGGAGAAGGTATGTGAAATGATAGAGGACTTAGTGATCATAGACCATCACACCGGTAACGAAGCGCCGTGCGGAAAGACGATAAATCCGGCTCTAAGGGGAATAGAAGTGCCTGCTTGCTCGTTAGTGGTTTCGAACTACTTCCGAATTCCCTACGATTGGAGAGATGCTGTTGCGATAGCAGCCGATCTAGGCGATCCTGCCGGGAACCCGTTTTGGGTTAAAATAGTAAAGGAACAACGTCTCAATGAAGAGGATATAATGGAAGCTGCCGCCTTGCTAAATTCGTGTTACAGGACGTTGGATTACGAGTGCATCAAGGAATACGCGTACAATCTTCGCCAAATGGAACTGGAAGAGGTGCTTAACGATAAAAGGTTGAGAGCGAATAGGGAGAGGGCTAGATCGAGGTTAGAAGAATACCTCAGAAAGGCTAACTGCGTTGGAAGGGTGTGTTTAATTAGAGGAGACGAGGACGTCCACCTATTTGCCTCGGCCTTGTGGAAGAGGTTAAAGCGCAACGGAGTTTCAATTGTCATCACAATCAACGAGAAGATGATGAGAATATATTGTAGGGGGGATGAGAGGGATTACGAGGAGGCTATTCGAAGAGCTAAGCAAATAGGTCTCAAGGAGGTAGGTGGGAAGAAAGAAGTCTGTTCAGCCCACGTAACTCGCGAAGAGTTACCGAGAGTTATTCGTGTGTTAAGAGAGATGAAGCTGTTAGACGAGTTCGAATTTCTTGAGTCTTCCGTAATTGAACATTAAGGTGTAGCCGCAGTTCTTACATCTGAGCTTAACCACTTGGTTCTTGGTGACTTTCGCGAACCTCTTCTGCTCTGGCTTTCTCTGAGAACCGTAACCCTCTTGCTTCCTCCTGTATCTCCTCTCACCTTGGGCTAGTGCCCTCCTCTTTCCGTGCTTGTAAACGGTTACGCTATGAGGAGTGTGAGTTTTACACCTAGGGCAATACCTATTTATCTCCTTAGGTACCTTCATTCCTTTAACCCCTCCGTGCTTCGGGGGAGGATTAAATAACGGTTTAGCTCTTGCTTCAGAATTTAGTTAAAGTAAGAGAATTACCGAGTCAAATGTGATCGAACGAGGTAAATCGGTTCAACCTCTTTATTATAAATCTTGAGTAGGAGACTACCGCTACTTCCTCTTCCTTATGTCCAATCTGAAACTCTTCTTACCTCCGCTCCGTCCTTCGACTATTAGCCTCATTGCCGTACTGAACGGCTTATTCTTGAAGAAGACGCTGTTCAGCGTGAACATGTAGAACCTCCTTGGGTCATATACTTTCACCAGTGTGAACGCAACGGGGAAACTCGGAACGCATAAGGCCGACGAGCTACTTGAATTGTTTAGAGAGGAGTACGACAGACCCCTAAGACCCCTCTTCTACCATCACGCCAGGGTAATAGAGACCGTGCACATGTTCGAATTATTAAAGGAGTTAATGGATAACCCCGAGCTTTACGAGGGCGAATACCTAGCTGAACCAGACGGCATGAGATTAGAGAGGGGCGTAGGTGGTCTAGAGGCTCCCAGGGGAGTCCTTTTCCATGACGTAAGGGCTGTAGAGGACAACGGTACCGTCAGGGTGGCTAAGTTCAACATAATAACTCCAACGGCCCTCAACGCAGCCGCTATGGAAGCTGACTTAAGAGCTTACCTGATTGGTAAAAACGTAAAGGCACTTGGCGATCAAGGCTTGTACGCGGCCGTTAGCTCGATAATTAGGTCCTATGATCCTTGCATGGCGTGTGCGACTCACAGCGTTAACAGGATAGGAGGCTTCAAGATAGCAATAGTGAAGAACGGTAAAGAAGTAAAGACTATAAGTTTGTGAGGTGCGAAGAATGGTTAAGATAGAGATAGCTCCTTGGTGTAAGGGTTGCCCCGTATGCTATAACGTATGTCCCGCACCAGTCAACGTATTCGAGTTAGTAGACGGAGTACCTAAAGTAGCCAGACCGGAATACTGCTTCGCTTGCGGACTCTGTGCAGAGCTCTGCCCAGCTAAGGCCATAATACTCGAAGACTACGAGAAACCGTATCACTTACCTTTCGGTGAGAGGGTCAAGAGCTTAGTTAAGAAGATGATTTGATTTTCTCTACTTTAGGTTCTAGGGGGTTCACCGTCTCGTCTACCTCCACTTCTATCTCCTCTATTCCAAGCCTCCTCTTCAACTCCTCGGACAGTTCCTTTACCATTTTCTCCTCGTCAATATATCTAATTATTTCCCTAGCTTCTGAACTGAGCTTATGAGCTTGCATAACTATCTCTTTGGGTAAGCTTTCCAAGTCTTCCCACGCTCCCTCGTCAATCGCCTCTATGGCATCTAGAAGCGCGATGAGTTTGTCGTGCGGTGCTACCTTGATCTTTACCTTTCCTCCCCTCGCGTCTTCCAATCTATCAAGTAGCAGATCGTAGTACCATTCCTTCGCCTCTACGCTATAGTTTCTCTCTCCTTCTACAGGCTTCATAGAACCTATCTCCTCTGCTAGGGATGGAAGCACCGGGTACAATATCGAACTCCATGCATCAACGAACTTCTTGGCCTCTTCCGAAGGCATTAAGCCCTTATCCTTGAGACGTTCTAGGTAACGTTCCAATACCCTCTTGGCCTTGGAGGTAGCCAATATACTGGCCTCCCTAACCATATTCTTATCTAAGAGTTCCTTGAACTCGTCTTGTAGCTTTACTGCTTGACTTACTAACCAGACGTCTATCTCGTCTAAGTTCTTTCTAGCTACTTGAATCTTACTCGCCAGGGCCCTTATTTCGTTAATGAGATTAGTTACGGTCTTTACCTCTTGTTCGAGATCTGTGCTCTTAAATGGATTCTCCGGCTTAGTCTTGGTGAGCAACAGTAACCTGAAAGCTAGTCCCTCTAGCTTCCATAAATCTACTTGATTTACTTGAGCCTCACCGGTAACGAAAACCTCTCGGGGTACTTGGGTTGGCGGTAATATTGCTGCGTGATGGAAGAACATATAGGTTACGTGACTCCTAAGCAGCCCTTCGTAAACTATCCTCAAGTCTAAGGGCATCCAACTTATTAGCTTCTTCCTAAGTTCCTTTAACTCATTATTCGATGGAGAGCCTATGCCTAGTATTAGGTAGTCCCAATCGCTCTCTGATAGTTCCTTGTTCTTCAAATATGGAGCAAGGGGATAGAAGAGATAGTACAGAGTTGAGTCCGTTAAGCTATCCACGATCTTTCCGTCCCATTCGGTCCCCATACCTTTAGAGGTGGTGAACGCCCTCTTCCTCATACCCTTAACGCTTTCTATTACTACTCTCTTGGCGTCCCTAGGCCAGAACTCGCTCATGCCAAGGGCTTCTAGGGTCTCTTCCTTCCATTTCGGATTATCGTAGTCTAGGAACCACTGGTCCCTCAGTACTTTCACAACCACTTCGTTTCCAAACCTAGAGTAGATCGGTCCGTTCAGAACGTCATACATAGTTATGGCTAATCCGGCATTAGTTGCCGCATTCCTTATAACTTCTTGGACCTGATCTAGAGGCTTGTCACAGATAACAGTTTCTATAAGTCCCCTAAGGAAGCCATCGACCTTTAGGGAGTCAACGACTGTTTCGCATACAATTTTGCCCTTGCTTCTTTCAATTGATATTAACTTCCTCTCTGCCTCCTCTGGGTCGTACTTCCTCAATAATTTTTCTATTAAGTTCTCCTCGCCCTCTACCTCAACGACCTTCCTCCCTTGTAGCTTCTTTGGTTCTAAGCCGAAGCTTTCTAGTATTATAGGATTTGATAGGAGGTCCTTGACCATTAAATAGCTGGAAACGTTGTGTTTGGGAACTGATGCGACTACCCCGGAACCTCTGTTGGGATCTACGTGAGTTGAAGGTAAAATCGGAATTTCCTCATGAGTGATTGGATTTCTTACGTATTCGCCTACCCATTCCTCCGGGTTTACAGGGCCTAGTTCTACTACTCCTTCGAATTGATGCCTAAGCTTGAAGGCGGCCTTTTCACTGACGATGAACTTCTTACCGTTGAAATCTACTTCCACGTATCTCGCTCTTGGGTGTATCCATAGGTTGGTTACCCCGAAGACGAGTTCGGGTCTCAGAGCCGCTGGGAAGTATAAATTAGGATCTGCTTCGAATAATAGAAGGAAATAGGAACCTATCTTAGGTATAACGAAACCCTTAGTATCGTGATGACTGACTGGTATTTCCTCGACGGGGTCCCATGGAACGGGATACTCACCTTTTATTATGTACTCCTTGTCCAGTAGTTTACTTAAGATCCATTTCACGAAAGACTTATAACCTGGATCCTCGGTCGTAAACGAATATTCCCAATTAGGTGAAACTTGTAAGGATTCGAGTAGTTGCTTTATTTTTATCGCCATCAGATCTGCGAGCTTCTTGGGGGAGTCTACTTCAGACGGATCTATTCCGAGCGACCTTAACTTCGAGAGGGCCTCCTCATCGCCTTTCAGAACGCTTTCATAGAAGGATACGATCGGGGTACCACTGTAGTGGAAGCCCATGGGAAATAGTACTTCCTCGCCCATTAAATCGTGGTACCTTGCATATAGATCGGCCACGACGTAGGCCCTGAGCCTAGTAACCATTTCATTAACGTCAAACGGTAAGGCATAAGGAAACGCTGCCGTAACGAAGAACTTCCTACGGTTCATGAAATTGTGCCCCAATGATTGGGGGCGTTGAGAAGGTTTTAACGTGCACTCACTCCTCCGTCGCGATCTCTACGCATCTCTTCCATCGCTCCTCGTCAATAACTTTCTTTTTAAATAGGTAGTCGCAATAGCAAGTGTTCTTAGGAATGTACCTTCCATCCGAAGTTATCCATTTCAATAACTCTATATAAGACCTCTTCATGCATTCTATTAGTTCGTTATCGAAACCACTTTCCTTAAAGAGCTTCAAGGGACTTACGTGAATATGCATTGCGCCCGTAAGTAATTTTCTCTCAATAAGTGTAGCCCTATTCCAATAGGGCGAGAGTTCAATGCTAGTTTTGGTGACCCCCCTCTTAAAATCGTAATAGCCTAAGAGCGTTGCAACAGGTAAGTAAATAGCAACGAAGACCGCAACGAAATGTCCTAAGCTTACGTAATTATGTAGAGGCGTCAAGAACCAAATTAGGTTGGACGTATTGAAGATGGATATAAACAAACCTAAGTAGTTCGAAATGCCGACCCTTAAGTATACGTATAACCTAAGCAGCTTCGAAAGCACTCTCGTCACCTGTACATTCTCTCATAATTTATTCTCTCGAGTTCCTTCACCAAATCGTCGCTCAAGTCTATATCATCTAAATGCTTAACGAGGACCTTTAGACACTCTCCATTAAATGTAGGAACGTGTACTTGGACATCTCTTGAAGTATAGCACCAATCGATAGTTTTGGAAGCTATTTCCCTAAGGCAATTGATCGCCTTCTCTCTAATCTCTGGATCACTTGTTTTATTAGCTGCGTAATTATATTGAAGCGCTACTGCGGGTAAGGAATTGTACCTATAAACCATGTTAGCAAGTATTTTCCATGAAGGTCTCCTCCAGTAAATTACCTCTTCGTCGCTCTTCCTGCTCGAGAGCGCGTGAATGTCTATCCATCCTAGGGCAGTGCTAGCTGCTAGCAAGGTTGCCGCCGATGCAATAATTACTATCCACTTCTCGATTGGACTTAATTTGAGTCTCTCTAAAACTATTCCATAGAGTATTGTAACGAAATTTATAATAGAGAGAATGAAACCCAGGTAGTTTACGTGACCCTTCGAGACGTACGCCGGAAGCTTCGCTACTGGAGAATTATATAGTTTGGAAGCGATTTTCACTAGGACCTCTCTCAATCTTCATCCCTTTCTCAATAATCCCCTAACTCACCCTATTGAAGAACTATATCTGATTTAAAGGATCTAAAAGCTACCTCCTCATTATCAAGTATCCTTCCATCCACATAGCGTCGAACCTACCTAGTAGGAAGCTCACTATGGCTTGCTTCGGAGTGTCCACTAAGGGTTCCCCACCTAAGTTGAAGCTGGTGTTCATTACCACGTACTCACCTGTTTCGTCCCCGAAGGCCTTAATCAATTGATACCAATTCTTATCTATGGAAGGCGTTACAGTTTGCGGCCTAGCAGTCCTATCCACGTGGCAAACTACCGGGAGCCTCTCGCATGCCTCTTCCTTGAACCTCTCCATTACTATCATGAAGGGCAAGTGTTCCCCGACTTCGAAATACTCCTTAGCCTTGTCCAAGAGCAGCGAAGGGGCTAGGGGCCTCCACCACTCCCTTCCCTTTAGCGCGTTGACCCTCTCCCAGTTCTCCCTAATTCTCGGATCCGCTACTATGCTTCTGTGCCCCAAAGCCCTAGGCCCGAACTCCGGTCTCCCTTGGTAAACAGTAACTATCTCGTTTCTCAGCAAGTGATCGACTAGTTGAGTTATATCCGCATTCTCAACCTTTAAGTTAAAGGTATCCTTAGCCCACCTGATGGCTTCGTCAACTTCATCGGAGAAGTCCGCTCCCCAGAAGACGTTCTCTATCCTCTCGTTCTTGACCTTCCCTCCCAATACGTGTTCGTACGCCCACAGGGCAGCTCCTATGGAAGTTCCAGCGTCGTTAGCTGCTGGGAAAACGAACATGTCGTTGAATATCTTAGCGTATAACACTTCCATGTTAGCCTTGGCGTTGAGCGCCGCTCCTCCAGCTATTACCGCTTCCTTAATTCCAGTCTGCCTAACTGCCCACCTCATTAGAGTTAGGTAAGCCTCTTCGAACCTCCTCTGAATTACGTAAGCGAAGTTGGCTGCCTCCTCATTTAGCGGCTTGGCCTTCGGATCCCAATTGACTCTGTAGTTACTAAACAGAACGGGCACGTTAACTACCGGGTACTTAATTGCGTACGGAACCTCTGAGTCTTCATCATAGACTTCGAGTATATCCGTAGCTAGGTTCCAGTACTTGTCTGTTTTCTTACCGTAGGGAGCTAGGCCCATTACCTTACCGGGGCCTTCAAATATGTCGAAACCTAGGAGGTAACTCAAGGTCTCGTAGAAACCGCCCAAGGAGTAACTTATTGTTGGGAAATTATGAAGCAGTTCAAACTCGCCGTCCTTTACGTCCCAAACAGTAGTTGAAGCTATCTCGCCACTACCATCTACAGTTACTGCTAAGGCTCTCTTGAAACCTGAGGTATAATAAGCAGAGGCAGCGTGTGCTAGGTGATGGGGGACTGTAACTATCTTCTTAGGTTCCTTACCGAAGGCTATTTTCCAGACTTTCTCAACGAGTCTAATTAAGTCTTGATTATACGTCCTCGCAGATAGTAGGTGTAGTTTCCTAAGCGTTTTATATATTTTTACGTAACGGGACTTGGGATTGCAGAATATTTTATTGTTTAGAATCAATCTTGCCTTCTCATCAATGCTACTTGCGATCCCATTACATGAATTTAAAACCATACCGGAAATATCTGATACTAGGTTTGGATCTATACCTAGTGCTTTTCCTATCATCCTTGCAAGGACTATTGGTGTTTTTGTACCAATTCTTTTACCACCGATCTTACACAAACCTAATGCCAAGAGAAG is a genomic window containing:
- a CDS encoding class I tRNA ligase family protein; translated protein: MNRRKFFVTAAFPYALPFDVNEMVTRLRAYVVADLYARYHDLMGEEVLFPMGFHYSGTPIVSFYESVLKGDEEALSKLRSLGIDPSEVDSPKKLADLMAIKIKQLLESLQVSPNWEYSFTTEDPGYKSFVKWILSKLLDKEYIIKGEYPVPWDPVEEIPVSHHDTKGFVIPKIGSYFLLLFEADPNLYFPAALRPELVFGVTNLWIHPRARYVEVDFNGKKFIVSEKAAFKLRHQFEGVVELGPVNPEEWVGEYVRNPITHEEIPILPSTHVDPNRGSGVVASVPKHNVSSYLMVKDLLSNPIILESFGLEPKKLQGRKVVEVEGEENLIEKLLRKYDPEEAERKLISIERSKGKIVCETVVDSLKVDGFLRGLIETVICDKPLDQVQEVIRNAATNAGLAITMYDVLNGPIYSRFGNEVVVKVLRDQWFLDYDNPKWKEETLEALGMSEFWPRDAKRVVIESVKGMRKRAFTTSKGMGTEWDGKIVDSLTDSTLYYLFYPLAPYLKNKELSESDWDYLILGIGSPSNNELKELRKKLISWMPLDLRIVYEGLLRSHVTYMFFHHAAILPPTQVPREVFVTGEAQVNQVDLWKLEGLAFRLLLLTKTKPENPFKSTDLEQEVKTVTNLINEIRALASKIQVARKNLDEIDVWLVSQAVKLQDEFKELLDKNMVREASILATSKAKRVLERYLERLKDKGLMPSEEAKKFVDAWSSILYPVLPSLAEEIGSMKPVEGERNYSVEAKEWYYDLLLDRLEDARGGKVKIKVAPHDKLIALLDAIEAIDEGAWEDLESLPKEIVMQAHKLSSEAREIIRYIDEEKMVKELSEELKRRLGIEEIEVEVDETVNPLEPKVEKIKSSS
- a CDS encoding 4Fe-4S dicluster domain-containing protein, with translation MVKIEIAPWCKGCPVCYNVCPAPVNVFELVDGVPKVARPEYCFACGLCAELCPAKAIILEDYEKPYHLPFGERVKSLVKKMI
- a CDS encoding nickel-dependent hydrogenase large subunit codes for the protein MNATGKLGTHKADELLELFREEYDRPLRPLFYHHARVIETVHMFELLKELMDNPELYEGEYLAEPDGMRLERGVGGLEAPRGVLFHDVRAVEDNGTVRVAKFNIITPTALNAAAMEADLRAYLIGKNVKALGDQGLYAAVSSIIRSYDPCMACATHSVNRIGGFKIAIVKNGKEVKTISL
- a CDS encoding BtpA/SgcQ family protein codes for the protein MEVIGVVHLPPLPSSPQWNGDLEEVIRRAVRDAKALEIGGVDSILVENYGDYPYRIRVDPLTVAAVTRVTTEVLYSVNVNVGVSLLRNSAPEAIAIALVTGANFVRSNQWCWTSDAPEGLLQPVAREGIEVMRVFGKKVRVIADVRVKHASPISGRSVCDEARDLGGRCMADALAVSGSATGEEADPEEAKLVKRCSGKPVYVASGVTPWNVDKYEEADGVIVGTYFKEGGVTTNPVDVERVRKFVNRVR
- a CDS encoding DHH family phosphoesterase, with the translated sequence MKILTHWDADGIISASKVLEVIDGEVYIPRIGTWRFEAIPREALKGTLYVLDYSLPREDWEKVCEMIEDLVIIDHHTGNEAPCGKTINPALRGIEVPACSLVVSNYFRIPYDWRDAVAIAADLGDPAGNPFWVKIVKEQRLNEEDIMEAAALLNSCYRTLDYECIKEYAYNLRQMELEEVLNDKRLRANRERARSRLEEYLRKANCVGRVCLIRGDEDVHLFASALWKRLKRNGVSIVITINEKMMRIYCRGDERDYEEAIRRAKQIGLKEVGGKKEVCSAHVTREELPRVIRVLREMKLLDEFEFLESSVIEH
- a CDS encoding carbamoyltransferase C-terminal domain-containing protein; the encoded protein is MISIGLVPNIHDASIAVVYDGRLIYSKEIERISRLKHNVVSNNRTYLYSPFVYFVPALVEARQYLLKKYSIDISEADVIAIPFDYDILYNNKFLEKTFQKKYKGKCYFSYDLFFGHVIKKSIDYFNDHIFGVLRLANVTKRRLGQVNIDPKEEWLKTLSQLPTEPQDPFLYSYLYGKKYFYLLLLALGLCKIGGKRIGTKTPIVLARMIGKALGIDPNLVSDISGMVLNSCNGIASSIDEKARLILNNKIFCNPKSRYVKIYKTLRKLHLLSARTYNQDLIRLVEKVWKIAFGKEPKKIVTVPHHLAHAASAYYTSGFKRALAVTVDGSGEIASTTVWDVKDGEFELLHNFPTISYSLGGFYETLSYLLGFDIFEGPGKVMGLAPYGKKTDKYWNLATDILEVYDEDSEVPYAIKYPVVNVPVLFSNYRVNWDPKAKPLNEEAANFAYVIQRRFEEAYLTLMRWAVRQTGIKEAVIAGGAALNAKANMEVLYAKIFNDMFVFPAANDAGTSIGAALWAYEHVLGGKVKNERIENVFWGADFSDEVDEAIRWAKDTFNLKVENADITQLVDHLLRNEIVTVYQGRPEFGPRALGHRSIVADPRIRENWERVNALKGREWWRPLAPSLLLDKAKEYFEVGEHLPFMIVMERFKEEACERLPVVCHVDRTARPQTVTPSIDKNWYQLIKAFGDETGEYVVMNTSFNLGGEPLVDTPKQAIVSFLLGRFDAMWMEGYLIMRR
- a CDS encoding 50S ribosomal protein L44e produces the protein MKVPKEINRYCPRCKTHTPHSVTVYKHGKRRALAQGERRYRRKQEGYGSQRKPEQKRFAKVTKNQVVKLRCKNCGYTLMFNYGRLKKFELV